In a genomic window of Streptomyces sp. BHT-5-2:
- a CDS encoding V-type ATP synthase subunit B — MSPEQTPAAAVEYTAARELRGPLVVMGGVTGVGWDEFATITLASGERRHGVVLEVHDDLAVVEVLEGTGGMDPAGLRVAFDGRPLTVPVGAGWLGRTCDGKGAPRDGGPPVFGRVSAPVEGVAINTVRRQPPGEPVLTGVAAVDALSTLVRGQKLPIFSAAGLPHLELAVQIAAQATTAGERFSVVFAGMGLTHADAFFVRDALEDRAAAGELCLLLNTADDPVIERILAPRLALTVAEHLAFDGGRHVLVIMTDMTSYAEALREVSAARGEVPARRAYPGYLYSDLASLYERCGRIVDRPGSVTVLPVLTMPAGDITHPVPDLTGYITEGQIVLSPQIHAEGVYPPVDALSSLSRLMRKGAGPDRTRPDHLDVAAQLTAALARARQATELAELAGESALSPADRRYLAMYPVYLHDFLHQGRDRTLTLDESLERAWQVLLTLPPSELGMLPAALVKARTGDGSPVTEP; from the coding sequence GTGAGCCCCGAGCAGACACCGGCCGCGGCGGTGGAGTACACCGCGGCACGGGAGCTGCGCGGACCGCTCGTCGTGATGGGCGGCGTCACCGGCGTCGGCTGGGACGAATTCGCAACGATCACCCTCGCTTCGGGGGAACGACGGCACGGCGTCGTCCTGGAGGTACACGACGACCTCGCGGTCGTCGAGGTCCTGGAGGGCACCGGTGGCATGGATCCGGCCGGGCTGCGGGTGGCGTTCGACGGCCGCCCGCTGACGGTCCCCGTCGGGGCGGGCTGGCTGGGCCGGACCTGCGACGGCAAAGGGGCTCCGCGCGACGGCGGACCGCCCGTCTTCGGCCGGGTCTCCGCCCCGGTGGAGGGGGTGGCGATCAACACCGTGCGGCGGCAACCGCCCGGTGAGCCGGTGCTCACCGGCGTCGCGGCGGTGGACGCGCTCAGCACCCTGGTGCGCGGGCAGAAGCTCCCGATCTTCTCGGCCGCCGGGCTGCCGCACCTGGAACTCGCGGTGCAGATCGCCGCCCAGGCCACCACGGCGGGCGAGCGGTTCAGCGTCGTCTTCGCGGGCATGGGCCTGACCCACGCGGACGCGTTCTTCGTCCGGGACGCGCTGGAGGACCGCGCCGCCGCCGGCGAGCTGTGCCTGCTGCTCAACACCGCCGACGACCCGGTGATCGAGCGCATCCTCGCCCCGCGCCTGGCGCTCACCGTCGCCGAACACCTCGCGTTCGACGGCGGCCGGCACGTCCTGGTGATCATGACGGACATGACGTCCTACGCCGAGGCGCTGCGCGAGGTCTCCGCCGCCCGCGGGGAGGTGCCCGCCCGCCGGGCCTATCCCGGGTACCTCTACAGCGACCTGGCCTCCCTCTACGAACGGTGCGGACGCATCGTCGACCGCCCCGGCTCGGTGACCGTACTGCCCGTCCTGACCATGCCGGCCGGGGACATCACCCACCCCGTCCCCGACCTCACCGGCTACATCACCGAAGGACAGATCGTCCTCTCCCCGCAGATCCACGCCGAAGGGGTGTACCCGCCCGTGGACGCGCTGTCCTCCCTCTCCCGTCTGATGCGCAAGGGCGCCGGCCCCGACCGGACCCGCCCCGACCACCTGGATGTCGCGGCACAGCTCACCGCCGCGCTCGCCCGCGCGCGGCAGGCCACCGAACTCGCCGAACTGGCCGGGGAGTCCGCCCTGAGCCCGGCCGACCGCCGCTACCTCGCGATGTACCCGGTGTACCTCCACGACTTCCTGCACCAGGGGCGCGACCGGACACTGACACTGGACGAGTCGCTGGAGCGTGCCTGGCAGGTCCTGCTGACCCTGCCGCCCAGCGAGCTGGGCATGCTCCCGGCCGCCCTGGTGAAGGCACGGACCGGCGACGGCTCCCCGGTGACCGAACCATGA